In Isoptericola variabilis 225, the genomic window GGTCCCGGTGGCGCCGGCCGGGAGATCAGTGCGTGCGTGCGCCGCGGTGCTCGTCGCGAGAACGCGACGCGCGAGCCGGCGGTACGTCGTCGACACCGCCCAGGCTCCAGGGGTTGCACCGCAGGATGCGCCACAGCGCCATACCGGTCCCGCGCAGGGTCCCGTGCGTGCGGATCGCGATGATCGCGTACGTGGAGCACGACGGGTAGTACTTGCAGGTGGGCCCCGTGAGCGGGGAGAAGACCGCCTGGTAGACGCGGATCATCCCGATGAGGACGGCGGCGGGGACGCCGCGCAGCGCGTCACGGCCGTGCGCGAGGGTCGCGTTCGTCACGACGCTCCCTCGGCCGGGCGGGTGGGGCGGGAACGCGACCGCTCGACGGCCCTGTGGAAAC contains:
- the yidD gene encoding membrane protein insertion efficiency factor YidD, with product MTNATLAHGRDALRGVPAAVLIGMIRVYQAVFSPLTGPTCKYYPSCSTYAIIAIRTHGTLRGTGMALWRILRCNPWSLGGVDDVPPARASRSRDEHRGARTH